In the Paenibacillus sp. FSL H7-0357 genome, one interval contains:
- a CDS encoding DUF6056 family protein, which yields MKYLLIYFVIYFFHFIIKIAPGDDTLFSGMSSQYSLTEYLSMRYNGWTGRMSGELFFYFFLGGKVWLWKFINAGFIMLVAYSLVRIIREKNSLRYFIVALCIMGYFSQSILSSGVFWITGSMIYLWSIAMGLFAMIPFADYTFRNNYDTSNRRILLSLLTGLLAVFANEQAALCMVSFGLVSITTYFIKTKKYSIRLIFLTVIFLVGTIISIKAPGNSSRFVSETATWFPNFNELSLKDHLYLGVIWFFGKAFTELKWLLLLISVGTLYVFNFQSNVKQTYVTRLLNFIFIVLVATSFSVLIIGNPNNVLFDFEAIRNFHFGHNLINIWTIEPKFILALIPYIFWSIFSLLLISMLIMISERKWFILLCLAAAIASMCIMFFSPTIYASGNRTLTVSAALLSLVSINVLNKIELKNKLGYIFIFAFPAVNILSLLMIWIVKGYYILY from the coding sequence ATGAAATATTTACTGATCTACTTTGTAATTTACTTTTTTCATTTCATAATAAAAATCGCGCCTGGTGATGATACTCTTTTTAGTGGAATGTCAAGCCAGTATTCACTTACAGAGTATTTAAGCATGCGATATAACGGTTGGACTGGAAGAATGTCAGGTGAACTTTTTTTCTATTTCTTTCTTGGGGGGAAAGTTTGGCTCTGGAAGTTCATTAATGCTGGATTTATTATGCTTGTAGCCTATTCGTTAGTTAGAATAATTAGAGAAAAGAATTCGTTAAGATATTTTATTGTTGCTTTGTGCATTATGGGTTACTTCAGCCAAAGCATTCTTAGTTCGGGTGTCTTTTGGATTACTGGCTCAATGATTTATTTATGGTCAATAGCGATGGGACTATTTGCAATGATACCTTTTGCAGACTACACATTTAGAAATAATTACGATACCAGTAACAGACGCATTTTGCTCTCATTATTAACAGGTCTCTTAGCAGTGTTTGCTAATGAACAAGCTGCCTTATGTATGGTTAGTTTTGGGTTGGTTTCTATAACGACATATTTTATTAAAACTAAGAAATATAGTATTAGATTGATTTTTCTAACAGTTATTTTTTTGGTTGGTACTATCATCTCCATTAAGGCTCCCGGAAATAGTAGCAGATTTGTTTCCGAGACGGCCACTTGGTTTCCGAATTTTAATGAACTGTCGTTAAAAGATCATTTATACCTCGGTGTAATTTGGTTTTTTGGGAAAGCTTTTACGGAATTAAAATGGTTATTGCTTTTAATTTCTGTAGGAACCCTCTATGTATTTAATTTTCAATCGAATGTGAAGCAAACTTACGTAACTCGACTTCTGAATTTTATCTTTATTGTTTTAGTTGCAACTTCATTCTCGGTTCTTATAATCGGAAATCCAAATAATGTATTGTTTGACTTTGAAGCTATCAGGAATTTTCATTTTGGGCATAATCTGATTAATATCTGGACAATAGAACCGAAATTTATCTTGGCATTAATTCCGTATATTTTCTGGTCGATTTTTTCTCTATTGCTGATTTCAATGCTTATAATGATCTCTGAGAGAAAATGGTTTATCCTATTATGCCTAGCAGCCGCAATAGCATCAATGTGTATTATGTTTTTTTCTCCCACTATTTATGCTTCGGGGAATAGAACTCTGACAGTAAGCGCTGCTTTACTCTCGCTTGTATCAATTAATGTTCTTAACAAAATAGAACTGAAAAATAAACTTGGGTATATATTTATTTTTGCTTTTCCTGCTGTTAACATCTTGTCTCTTTTAATGATTTGGATTGTTAAGGGGTATTATATATTGTATTAA
- a CDS encoding glycosyltransferase family 2 protein: MTVQILLSTYNGEKYISQQIDSLLSQSYSDLDILIRDDGSNDGTLDIIEMYMSRYPSQIRLIRGKNIGVINSFFELLREARTDAQYYSFCDQDDIWKKTKVEVSILKLMEQNNNKPLLFCSATQLTDSKLKEIKVWPQRPGKALGFYNALVENVVVGATITINRKARDGLIKCVPDNENIIMHDWWIYLFISAFGEIIYESDPTILYRQHESNVVGGNKTFLDILLRKFMSFSENRGRRLLYKQALEFWKCYGDKISGGNKEQLRLFLDERESLVQKLVFLKRSKLYRQNFLGNMLFKMLVMVGYI, from the coding sequence ATGACTGTCCAAATTCTATTATCAACATACAATGGTGAGAAATATATTTCTCAACAAATTGATAGTTTATTGTCTCAGTCTTATAGTGATCTGGATATTCTTATTCGAGACGATGGCTCAAATGATGGAACACTCGATATTATTGAGATGTATATGTCTAGATATCCATCACAAATAAGATTAATAAGAGGCAAAAACATTGGAGTTATAAATAGTTTTTTTGAGCTTTTGAGAGAAGCCAGAACAGATGCGCAATATTATTCTTTTTGCGACCAAGATGATATATGGAAGAAAACTAAGGTTGAAGTTTCTATATTGAAATTAATGGAACAAAATAACAATAAACCCCTGTTATTTTGTTCTGCTACTCAATTGACTGATTCAAAATTAAAGGAAATTAAAGTGTGGCCGCAGCGGCCTGGAAAAGCTCTTGGTTTTTATAATGCATTGGTGGAGAATGTTGTTGTCGGTGCAACCATTACTATTAACAGAAAAGCTAGAGATGGGTTAATTAAATGCGTGCCCGACAACGAAAATATCATTATGCATGATTGGTGGATTTATTTATTTATCTCTGCTTTTGGTGAGATTATTTATGAATCCGATCCAACTATACTTTACAGACAGCATGAATCGAATGTTGTAGGGGGCAACAAAACTTTCCTGGATATATTACTTAGGAAATTTATGAGCTTCTCTGAGAACAGAGGGCGACGGTTGTTGTATAAACAGGCCTTGGAGTTTTGGAAATGTTATGGAGATAAGATTTCAGGGGGAAACAAAGAACAACTACGCTTATTTTTAGATGAAAGAGAATCTCTTGTACAGAAGTTAGTCTTTTTAAAAAGAAGTAAATTGTACAGACAAAATTTTTTGGGAAATATGTTATTCAAAATGTTGGTAATGGTTGGATATATATAA
- a CDS encoding glycosyltransferase, giving the protein MKDIINCDIIIPVYNAPEELKNCLDSLIQHTDLSNNRIIIINDCSPDPGVSAFLDEIDNPSIVILQNEKNLGFVGTVNRGMSYSQHDVVLLNSDTIVTEKWLEKMKRVAYLDHSIATVTPLTNNGSICSVPTFLEDNHIPAGYDIDSFAHYIENISLEKFREIPTAVGFCMYIKRNIINEIGLFDQENFGKGYGEENDFCCRVIEHGYKNILDDHTFIYHKGSMSFQGEKLELLKKNLKTLNTLYPYYDKRIHDFIVKNPLKEIQDNIRFRLSSYVDSYKSKGNLLFVLHNFFDESYTQPIGGTEYHVKDIVDGIKDYFIYVLVTNGQEVVLKQYFQGEVLAKYHFPLEEPIGLQHFHHQEYSEIVEKIMNTFEINLVHIHHLIRHSFDIPYVAKKNGIKTIFTLHDFYLFCPRVNLLDVNNVYCKDMRSEQKCNACLRETYGFHSTFINKWKAEATAMMSNVDLFITPSNSTKAMFEEEFGEVNGKIIAIEHGIALPDYDAILRTKENRNWNIAFIGGLSPNKGSDLIYSVITKFPKSNVNWHLIGGLGDQKLNLLNQSNVQKYGRYKREDLKELIEKNEIDLVCLLSPWPETYSYTLTEAWAHNIPVLVTPFGALKERVELIGGGWVTETNDVNDVMDKLKYIIEGEMKEYHKKVENIIGNKVKTKEKMVLDYIEIYNKFLVSKPLLSMNALDNRTVLEGLKYYHPVNDSSVSLNEYNSHVQKLENELEAVKSTIGWKVLNVLRSRDHFILKLGKKGIHLILRVKNRLR; this is encoded by the coding sequence ATGAAAGATATAATTAACTGTGACATTATAATCCCGGTTTATAATGCACCTGAGGAACTGAAGAATTGTCTAGACTCTCTAATACAACACACTGATCTTTCAAATAACAGAATTATTATTATTAATGATTGTAGTCCTGATCCAGGAGTATCTGCGTTTTTGGACGAAATTGATAATCCAAGTATTGTGATTCTCCAAAATGAAAAGAACCTTGGATTTGTGGGAACTGTTAACAGAGGAATGAGCTACTCTCAACATGATGTGGTGCTGTTGAATAGTGACACGATTGTTACAGAAAAATGGCTGGAAAAGATGAAGAGAGTTGCATACCTTGATCACTCTATTGCTACAGTAACTCCTCTTACGAATAACGGAAGCATATGTTCTGTTCCGACATTTTTAGAAGATAACCATATACCTGCAGGATATGATATAGATTCATTTGCTCATTATATAGAAAATATTTCTTTGGAAAAATTCCGTGAAATCCCTACTGCAGTAGGATTTTGTATGTATATTAAGAGAAACATAATAAATGAGATAGGACTCTTTGACCAAGAAAACTTTGGAAAAGGCTACGGTGAGGAAAACGATTTTTGTTGTAGGGTCATTGAACATGGATATAAAAACATTCTAGATGACCATACCTTTATCTATCATAAAGGCTCTATGTCATTTCAAGGCGAGAAGCTTGAATTGCTAAAGAAAAACTTGAAGACGTTAAATACTTTGTACCCGTATTATGATAAAAGAATACATGATTTTATAGTTAAAAATCCGTTGAAAGAGATACAAGATAACATTAGATTTAGACTTTCGAGTTACGTTGACTCTTATAAATCGAAAGGGAATTTGTTATTTGTTTTGCATAATTTTTTTGATGAAAGCTACACTCAGCCTATAGGCGGGACCGAGTACCACGTAAAAGATATTGTTGATGGTATCAAAGATTACTTTATATATGTATTAGTTACAAATGGTCAAGAAGTCGTGTTGAAGCAATATTTTCAAGGTGAGGTGTTGGCTAAATACCATTTCCCTCTAGAAGAACCAATAGGACTTCAACATTTTCATCATCAAGAATATAGTGAAATTGTAGAAAAGATAATGAATACCTTTGAGATAAATTTAGTGCATATTCACCATCTAATTAGACATTCATTTGATATCCCGTATGTCGCCAAAAAAAATGGGATAAAGACAATCTTTACACTACATGATTTTTATTTGTTTTGTCCTAGAGTTAATTTACTGGATGTGAATAATGTTTATTGTAAAGACATGAGATCGGAACAAAAATGCAATGCTTGCCTGAGAGAGACATATGGATTTCATTCTACTTTTATTAACAAGTGGAAGGCTGAAGCTACAGCAATGATGTCAAATGTAGATTTGTTTATAACTCCATCTAACTCCACTAAGGCAATGTTTGAAGAAGAATTTGGTGAGGTTAACGGTAAAATTATTGCCATTGAACATGGAATAGCTCTTCCTGATTATGATGCTATTCTAAGAACCAAAGAGAATAGAAACTGGAATATTGCTTTTATAGGAGGGCTTTCTCCTAACAAAGGCAGTGATCTGATTTACAGTGTGATTACTAAATTTCCGAAAAGTAATGTTAATTGGCATCTTATTGGTGGATTAGGTGATCAAAAACTGAATTTGCTTAATCAGTCTAATGTACAAAAGTATGGACGGTATAAAAGAGAGGACTTGAAAGAGCTAATTGAAAAAAATGAAATAGACCTGGTTTGCTTGTTGTCTCCATGGCCAGAAACCTATTCATATACGCTTACTGAAGCTTGGGCACACAATATACCCGTATTAGTTACACCTTTTGGCGCACTGAAAGAAAGAGTTGAGCTAATTGGTGGAGGATGGGTGACTGAGACGAATGATGTAAATGATGTAATGGACAAATTGAAATATATCATTGAAGGAGAGATGAAAGAATATCATAAAAAGGTAGAAAATATAATAGGAAATAAAGTGAAAACTAAAGAGAAGATGGTTCTTGATTATATTGAAATATATAATAAATTTCTTGTCTCTAAACCCTTGTTATCAATGAATGCTCTGGATAATAGAACGGTTTTAGAAGGATTGAAATATTATCATCCAGTTAATGATAGTTCAGTATCATTAAATGAATACAATTCCCATGTTCAGAAATTGGAAAACGAACTAGAGGCCGTGAAATCTACAATTGGTTGGAAAGTGCTAAATGTATTAAGAAGTCGAGATCATTTTATTTTGAAATTGGGCAAAAAAGGAATACATCTCATATTGAGAGTCAAGAACCGTCTCAGGTAG
- a CDS encoding class I SAM-dependent methyltransferase encodes MKYNVDLDISVGTSHSLILNKIKRNSKVLEFGSASGYMTKYMKEELGCEIVCIEIDAEAAEKARKYADLMIVADIENDPWFQKISEFTFDFILFADVLEHLRNPEVILKQATSLLNNDGIVLTSVPNISHNAIIMELMQGRFDYRSTGLLDDTHVHFFTRKSLLELLDDCGLEPSEWLTTMRRPETTEFQQKYSDFPILVQHYLENRLDGDVYQFVTMSRKKKSDENPLDFTYRQHINYLDLDHCQLYWGEDSSFNELSSIQVPVVFNNDFKTYSFDIPLGVKGNLRLDPANTPVYGAIRGVKLFEITSSGTRREVNPDNTKITSQLKPLNNIYKLADERDFRFFATNNDPSIYIEGISLNGNLKYILEVEMQINNSIEEIITKLSHEMKDNELEIVNLSKENQTYSEETNVLLAREKELLDKNMAWNETYSDLNNQFAELKETYKLLDENHKTIIKQNEEKSLEYISNLRDKEILIEELRKEISLMKYSFSWRSTAFFRKMANKIRGK; translated from the coding sequence GTGAAATATAATGTTGATTTGGACATTTCTGTGGGTACCTCCCATTCTTTGATACTAAACAAAATTAAGCGTAATTCTAAAGTCTTAGAGTTCGGCTCTGCTTCAGGTTATATGACAAAATATATGAAAGAGGAACTCGGTTGTGAAATTGTCTGCATTGAAATTGATGCGGAAGCTGCCGAAAAGGCCAGGAAATATGCTGATTTAATGATAGTAGCAGATATTGAAAATGATCCCTGGTTTCAAAAAATTAGTGAATTTACGTTTGATTTTATTTTGTTTGCTGATGTTTTGGAACATTTGAGAAATCCTGAAGTTATTCTGAAGCAGGCAACTTCTCTTTTGAATAACGATGGAATTGTATTAACTTCAGTCCCGAATATTTCTCACAATGCCATTATAATGGAATTAATGCAAGGGAGATTTGATTATCGTTCTACGGGATTATTGGATGACACTCATGTACATTTTTTTACGAGGAAGAGTTTGTTGGAATTATTAGATGATTGCGGACTTGAACCATCCGAATGGCTCACAACTATGAGGAGACCTGAAACTACTGAATTTCAACAAAAATATAGTGATTTCCCTATATTGGTCCAACACTATTTGGAAAATAGGCTGGATGGAGATGTTTATCAGTTTGTGACTATGTCTAGGAAGAAGAAATCAGATGAAAATCCTCTAGACTTTACCTATAGACAGCATATTAATTATCTAGATCTAGATCATTGTCAATTATATTGGGGCGAAGATAGTTCATTTAATGAATTGTCGTCAATTCAAGTCCCAGTGGTCTTTAATAATGACTTTAAGACATACTCTTTTGACATCCCCTTAGGGGTTAAGGGGAACTTGCGGTTAGATCCTGCGAATACTCCGGTCTATGGAGCAATTAGAGGGGTTAAACTTTTTGAAATCACTTCATCGGGGACTAGAAGAGAAGTGAATCCGGATAACACAAAAATCACATCCCAATTAAAACCTTTAAATAATATATATAAATTAGCTGATGAGCGCGATTTTCGTTTCTTCGCAACTAATAATGATCCTTCAATATATATCGAAGGTATTAGTTTAAATGGAAACTTAAAATATATCCTCGAAGTAGAAATGCAAATTAATAATTCGATTGAAGAAATAATAACTAAACTATCGCATGAAATGAAAGATAATGAACTGGAAATAGTGAATTTATCTAAAGAAAATCAAACGTATAGTGAAGAAACTAATGTATTATTGGCTAGGGAGAAAGAACTTCTTGATAAGAATATGGCCTGGAATGAAACATACAGTGATTTAAATAACCAGTTCGCAGAGTTAAAAGAAACATATAAGTTGTTAGATGAAAATCATAAAACTATTATTAAACAAAATGAAGAAAAATCTCTTGAATATATTTCGAATCTTAGAGACAAAGAAATCTTAATAGAAGAGTTGAGAAAAGAAATTAGCTTGATGAAGTATTCCTTTTCATGGCGAAGCACTGCTTTTTTTAGAAAAATGGCGAATAAAATCAGAGGGAAGTAA
- a CDS encoding ABC transporter ATP-binding protein: MSYNNKSITINNISKMYKMYDKPQDRLKQFFYKNRKKLYREFWALNDVSFSVSSGTTLGIIGRNGSGKSTLLQIIAGTLQASSGTLNIKGRIAALLELGSGFNPEFTGRENVYLNGSIMGLSEKEMKERMPVIEQFAEIGEFIDQPVKLYSSGMYVRLAFACAVNVDPDILIIDEALAVGDMQFQLKCMDKMKKFKEEGKTILFVSHDTYSVKNFCDEVIWMKDGRIYRYGDVLSVTNEYEIFMRTKSEPVAEEKVLDSSEQEKKVLLINNICTKDGSGKAKETFSFKEDVYVEIEYTLKTKLKGIVGGVAVTDQRDAYICGVNTKLDDYSLPSLPGNYTLVCKYDQLNLLPGTYYIDVGFFESAGLVRLDYKTKINSFSIQSADYIAEGIIHLDHSWISGGAGSEI; the protein is encoded by the coding sequence ATGTCCTATAATAATAAATCAATAACTATCAATAATATATCGAAGATGTATAAGATGTACGACAAACCTCAAGACAGGTTGAAACAATTTTTCTATAAAAATAGAAAAAAGCTATATAGAGAATTTTGGGCGCTAAATGATGTTTCATTTAGCGTGTCATCTGGAACAACGTTGGGAATAATAGGGCGGAATGGATCTGGGAAAAGTACATTACTACAAATTATTGCGGGTACTCTCCAGGCATCATCAGGCACACTAAATATAAAAGGCAGAATTGCAGCATTACTTGAATTAGGAAGTGGCTTTAATCCAGAGTTTACAGGTAGAGAAAATGTTTATCTTAATGGAAGCATAATGGGTTTGTCAGAGAAAGAAATGAAAGAAAGAATGCCTGTTATAGAACAATTTGCTGAGATAGGGGAATTTATTGATCAGCCAGTAAAACTGTATTCTTCAGGTATGTATGTTAGACTTGCATTCGCTTGTGCCGTCAATGTGGATCCGGATATATTGATTATCGATGAGGCATTAGCAGTTGGAGATATGCAGTTTCAATTAAAATGCATGGATAAAATGAAGAAATTTAAAGAAGAAGGAAAAACAATTTTATTTGTTAGTCACGATACTTATTCCGTGAAAAATTTCTGCGATGAAGTTATTTGGATGAAAGACGGAAGGATATATAGATACGGTGATGTATTATCAGTAACAAATGAATACGAAATCTTCATGAGAACAAAGAGCGAACCGGTTGCAGAAGAAAAAGTACTAGATTCAAGTGAACAAGAGAAAAAAGTTTTATTAATCAACAATATATGTACCAAAGATGGTTCCGGCAAAGCCAAAGAAACATTTTCTTTTAAGGAAGATGTATACGTTGAAATTGAGTACACGCTTAAAACAAAATTAAAAGGAATTGTTGGTGGAGTTGCTGTTACTGACCAAAGAGATGCTTACATCTGTGGAGTTAATACCAAACTAGATGATTATTCACTACCTTCATTGCCCGGAAACTATACATTAGTCTGTAAATATGACCAGTTGAATTTATTACCTGGTACCTATTATATTGATGTGGGTTTTTTTGAAAGTGCTGGATTAGTGAGACTTGATTATAAAACAAAAATTAATTCTTTTAGTATTCAATCTGCAGATTATATTGCCGAAGGAATAATTCATTTGGATCACAGTTGGATTTCAGGAGGCGCGGGTAGTGAAATATAA
- a CDS encoding ABC transporter permease: MFSSNLNLLKQLVKRDVLAKYKGSSLGILWSVVIPIMLLAIYTFVFSVVFEARWNVQSNNHLQFALIIFSGMTIFNFFSEVINRSPTLIIGNSNYVKKVIFPLHLLPVSIVLSSIVHMLISFIILFIGLAFFGGGIHITALYLPLVCLPIILFATGLSWFLASLGTYVRDVSYVVNVLTSALMFLSPIFYPVSSVPKELRFLYNLNPISFTVEDMRNVLIWGVRPDFVWLGYGTLIGIVFCLLGYYWFKKTKGGFADVL; this comes from the coding sequence ATGTTTTCTAGCAATTTAAACTTACTAAAGCAATTGGTTAAAAGAGATGTTTTAGCGAAATATAAAGGTTCATCACTAGGTATATTATGGTCAGTGGTAATCCCAATTATGTTACTGGCGATATATACGTTTGTTTTTAGTGTGGTATTTGAAGCTCGTTGGAATGTTCAGTCAAATAATCACCTTCAATTTGCATTGATTATTTTTAGCGGAATGACGATTTTTAACTTTTTTTCAGAAGTTATTAATCGTTCACCAACATTGATTATAGGTAATAGTAATTATGTGAAAAAAGTAATATTTCCATTACACTTACTTCCAGTTTCGATAGTGTTGTCTTCTATAGTGCATATGCTTATTAGTTTTATTATTTTATTTATTGGACTTGCTTTTTTTGGAGGAGGTATACATATAACGGCGCTCTATCTCCCCCTCGTTTGTCTGCCTATTATCCTTTTTGCTACAGGATTAAGTTGGTTCCTGGCATCATTGGGTACTTATGTAAGAGATGTAAGTTATGTTGTGAATGTTTTAACTAGTGCATTAATGTTTTTGAGTCCTATATTTTACCCGGTTTCTTCAGTTCCTAAGGAACTAAGGTTTTTATACAACTTAAATCCCATTAGCTTTACAGTTGAAGATATGCGTAACGTTCTGATTTGGGGTGTTCGACCAGATTTTGTATGGCTCGGCTATGGAACGTTGATTGGGATCGTTTTTTGTTTATTAGGATACTATTGGTTTAAAAAAACAAAAGGTGGATTTGCAGATGTCCTATAA
- a CDS encoding O-antigen ligase family protein has protein sequence MSKPVYGKNAVQSRNVEKISSPIWALVVAFIVFLVWTPFQVGVFNGQQIDFEKPVYVSALLSGLMLLAWMGLYFNKFKLEEQRDLLAVASLLLPITYALSLFGAASHYMAMNLLLIQSMYIAIFIIALYLLKQKQVNLVIQNAVLAVAYFIVGFGLLNWLGSSKFAGTLVGWFSNTVRDGKYLDAVMTDSNGLRLTSIFQYANTYAAFLMAFLFVAVFALVRSKKWYGTLTHGFMLVPIIVSLLLTLSRGGLVMLPVVFILLLLFLKPAQQILWIIHIAISGLAALLVTNPLTTLGLELNTSFTSGAAFKAWAYLLGASAIVAALGWAVQRYVAPWLEAKLSGMSSRKFSGLWLPLVSIVLVGIAAFLLIGTSVRSVLPDNIETRLENINFKQHSVLERFTFYKDALKVVKDYPILGAGGGGWASLYEHYQNNPYTSRQAHNFFLQYLIEVGIVGFIVFMGFIGYIFYKYICSYVKREKDEFDNGFFFLIIALSILVHSLLDFNLSYAFMGILVFLGLAGMAAVMDSKPLRRGWSKPGLRISYLAVLTIGTIYLIFISISYIGSSNDAMKAKKLIGVSQSYEEIKAPLVAALKDRPFHPESAIYLSSMDQQVFSQTQDEQYLEEAYSVVSRALKDEPYNKDLLKQLVGYYDLKGQSDLALGVYLDNADKFVWDIDWYETIISRSQALANAASVQKDEAKKQEYLTSGFDAYKHVVDGVEHLKTLPPEQLQGRPFSITPNIALNIGRMQLLAGENDAAAATLKLGFNDNYTDIINSTTLWDTNWYSALISRSYELAQQAFTQKNDDGKQLNLKIGLEAYRHVTTDLQGQAIPSAITLNAGRIQFMAGQTQVAAATLKLGLSEDYTDATNREIARWYLAAQQKANTALDQDVYNKLIAADPAEVEKITEIASTSFQE, from the coding sequence GTGTCTAAACCAGTATACGGAAAAAATGCTGTTCAGTCGAGAAATGTTGAAAAGATATCCAGCCCCATATGGGCATTAGTTGTTGCTTTTATTGTGTTTTTGGTTTGGACCCCGTTTCAGGTGGGGGTGTTTAACGGACAACAGATTGATTTTGAAAAACCGGTCTATGTGTCTGCTCTGCTTAGCGGCCTGATGTTATTGGCGTGGATGGGCCTCTACTTCAACAAATTCAAGCTTGAGGAGCAGCGCGATCTGCTTGCTGTCGCCTCACTGCTGCTTCCAATAACGTACGCATTGTCACTCTTTGGTGCAGCCTCGCATTATATGGCGATGAACCTGCTGTTAATTCAGAGCATGTACATTGCAATATTCATTATAGCGTTATATCTCTTGAAGCAAAAGCAAGTAAATCTTGTCATCCAAAACGCTGTCCTTGCGGTTGCTTACTTTATTGTAGGATTTGGACTGTTAAATTGGCTTGGTAGCTCGAAATTTGCCGGTACTCTGGTTGGCTGGTTCTCCAACACTGTGCGGGATGGTAAATATTTAGATGCTGTTATGACCGACTCCAACGGTCTGCGGCTGACTTCCATATTCCAATACGCCAATACCTATGCTGCCTTCCTGATGGCTTTTCTGTTTGTAGCTGTATTTGCTTTGGTCCGCTCTAAAAAATGGTACGGTACGCTGACTCACGGATTTATGCTTGTGCCCATTATTGTATCGCTGCTGTTGACGTTGTCCCGTGGCGGGCTCGTCATGCTGCCTGTGGTATTCATCCTGCTGCTGCTGTTCCTGAAACCTGCTCAGCAAATTCTCTGGATTATCCACATTGCTATTTCCGGCCTTGCAGCTCTGCTCGTTACAAATCCGCTGACTACGCTGGGACTAGAACTGAATACCAGCTTCACTTCAGGGGCTGCTTTTAAAGCTTGGGCGTACCTGCTTGGGGCCTCTGCTATCGTTGCTGCTCTTGGGTGGGCGGTTCAGCGTTATGTTGCCCCTTGGCTGGAAGCAAAGCTATCCGGCATGTCTTCCCGTAAATTTTCCGGGCTGTGGCTTCCACTGGTATCGATCGTGCTTGTTGGAATTGCGGCTTTCCTGCTCATTGGTACAAGCGTCCGTAGTGTTCTGCCGGATAATATTGAAACGCGGCTGGAGAATATCAACTTCAAGCAGCACAGTGTACTAGAGCGGTTCACTTTCTATAAAGATGCTCTTAAGGTTGTTAAAGATTATCCGATTCTGGGTGCGGGTGGCGGAGGCTGGGCTTCTCTCTACGAGCACTATCAGAATAACCCTTATACCAGCCGCCAGGCGCATAATTTCTTCCTCCAATATCTGATTGAGGTTGGAATTGTCGGATTCATCGTATTTATGGGCTTTATCGGATACATTTTCTATAAATATATCTGCAGTTATGTGAAACGGGAGAAAGATGAATTTGATAATGGTTTCTTCTTCCTTATTATCGCCTTGTCCATTCTTGTCCACAGCTTGCTGGATTTCAACCTAAGCTATGCCTTTATGGGAATCCTTGTTTTCCTTGGACTGGCTGGAATGGCCGCTGTCATGGACAGCAAACCGCTTCGCCGTGGCTGGAGTAAACCCGGACTGCGTATCAGTTACTTGGCTGTACTCACCATCGGCACCATCTATCTGATCTTTATATCGATAAGCTATATCGGATCCAGCAATGACGCAATGAAAGCCAAAAAACTGATCGGCGTCAGCCAATCTTATGAGGAAATTAAAGCACCTTTGGTAGCTGCCCTGAAAGACCGTCCATTCCACCCGGAATCGGCGATATACTTATCGTCCATGGATCAGCAAGTCTTTAGCCAAACCCAAGATGAGCAGTATCTGGAGGAAGCTTACAGCGTAGTTTCACGTGCGCTTAAGGACGAGCCTTATAATAAGGATTTGTTGAAGCAATTAGTCGGATATTATGACCTTAAGGGACAGAGCGATCTTGCCCTGGGCGTCTACCTTGATAATGCCGATAAATTTGTGTGGGACATTGATTGGTATGAGACAATAATCAGCCGGTCCCAAGCGCTTGCAAATGCAGCAAGTGTGCAAAAGGATGAAGCTAAAAAGCAGGAATACCTGACTAGTGGCTTTGATGCCTACAAACATGTGGTTGATGGAGTGGAACACCTGAAAACTTTGCCTCCTGAGCAGCTGCAAGGCCGTCCATTCTCGATAACACCAAACATTGCTTTAAATATCGGCAGAATGCAGTTGCTGGCCGGAGAAAATGATGCAGCGGCAGCAACGTTAAAACTAGGCTTTAACGACAACTATACTGATATCATAAACAGTACAACTCTCTGGGACACGAACTGGTATAGCGCGCTTATCAGCCGTTCCTACGAGCTGGCTCAGCAGGCTTTCACTCAAAAGAATGACGATGGTAAACAGCTTAATCTCAAGATCGGCCTCGAAGCCTATCGTCATGTAACTACAGACTTGCAGGGCCAGGCCATTCCTTCAGCAATTACTTTGAATGCAGGCCGAATTCAGTTCATGGCAGGTCAAACTCAGGTTGCTGCCGCAACATTGAAGCTTGGATTGAGTGAGGATTATACTGATGCTACTAACCGCGAAATTGCCCGTTGGTATCTCGCTGCTCAACAAAAGGCCAACACCGCTCTCGATCAGGATGTGTATAATAAGCTAATCGCTGCTGATCCTGCGGAAGTTGAAAAGATTACTGAAATTGCAAGCACATCATTTCAAGAGTAA